From Variimorphobacter saccharofermentans, one genomic window encodes:
- a CDS encoding leucine-rich repeat protein: protein MGLFSKKPGLEKIDIERLLKHGFIATGNKRAPVRYADEEYRGLTLNYMPHFLKGCFTGCQRLENLLYGCEDRETVTIHAGAFDNCANLKTIEIRSFSGGIVVEDGAFCNCPLLEKVYISYQFMRPIIGNEPFSNCPNAKIVFGSASTYTHGW, encoded by the coding sequence ATTGATATTGAGCGACTTCTAAAACACGGCTTTATCGCTACGGGAAACAAAAGAGCGCCGGTACGTTATGCTGACGAAGAATATCGCGGACTTACTTTGAATTACATGCCGCATTTCCTCAAGGGCTGCTTCACCGGCTGCCAAAGGCTTGAGAATTTGTTGTACGGCTGTGAAGATCGTGAAACGGTGACGATTCACGCCGGAGCTTTTGATAACTGTGCAAATCTGAAGACAATCGAGATTCGTTCCTTCTCCGGCGGCATCGTTGTTGAGGACGGCGCATTTTGCAACTGCCCGCTTTTGGAGAAGGTATACATCAGCTATCAATTTATGCGCCCAATCATCGGAAACGAGCCGTTTTCTAACTGCCCAAATGCAAAGATTGTATTCGGCTCGGCAAGTACATATACACACGGATGGTAA